A window from Thermodesulfobacteriota bacterium encodes these proteins:
- the murI gene encoding glutamate racemase yields MTRDTNSAPIGVFDSGIGGLTVVREIIKRLPRENIIYLGDTARVPYGTKSSRTVVTYSHHNARFLVSKGIKMLVVACNTSSAVSLPSLSSELDIPVIGVIEPGAKKAGAATKSGRVGVIGTPSTIKSSAYKKALEDVSTDIEVYSKACPLFVPLADEGWTEGDISELIAKEYLAPFKEYDIDVLVLGCTHYPLLKRTIKKVMGEGITLVDSAEETAKEIERVLSERGLLNTGNEAPSREYYLTDVSDTFVSVAGRFLGEKIENIEMVDITGTAL; encoded by the coding sequence ATGACGCGAGATACGAACAGCGCACCGATCGGCGTATTCGATTCCGGTATAGGCGGGCTTACGGTCGTAAGAGAGATAATAAAGAGACTCCCACGGGAGAACATTATTTACCTGGGCGACACGGCGAGGGTTCCTTACGGGACGAAATCGAGCAGGACGGTCGTCACATATTCCCACCACAACGCCCGTTTCCTGGTGTCTAAGGGTATAAAGATGCTCGTCGTCGCCTGCAATACATCCTCGGCCGTTTCTCTTCCGAGCCTGAGCAGCGAGCTCGATATACCCGTAATAGGCGTGATTGAGCCGGGCGCGAAAAAAGCCGGAGCCGCGACGAAGTCGGGGAGAGTGGGTGTGATAGGCACACCGTCGACTATCAAAAGCAGCGCTTACAAGAAGGCGCTCGAAGACGTATCCACCGACATAGAGGTTTACTCGAAAGCGTGCCCGCTCTTCGTTCCGCTGGCCGACGAGGGATGGACAGAGGGAGATATATCGGAGCTCATTGCCAAGGAGTACCTCGCGCCCTTTAAGGAATACGATATAGACGTGCTCGTCCTCGGGTGCACTCACTATCCGCTCCTCAAACGCACGATAAAGAAAGTAATGGGCGAGGGGATAACTCTAGTGGATTCGGCCGAGGAGACGGCAAAGGAAATCGAAAGGGTGCTAAGTGAGAGAGGGCTACTCAATACCGGGAACGAGGCTCCATCGAGGGAATACTATCTCACGGACGTTTCCGACACGTTCGTCTCAGTCGCGGGAAGGTTCCTCGGCGAGAAAATAGAAAATATCGAAATGGTGGATATAACGGGGACGGCTTTATAA
- the radA gene encoding DNA repair protein RadA — protein MKKAKSLTRFVCQNCGNSSPRWLGKCPECGSWNSYVEEKLERQKKTAKRADVSEPVAITEISSGGEERIPTGNKELDRVLGGGFVPGSVILVGGDPGIGKSTLALQMLNDIGRERDKRGSSQSSYLYVTGEESPMQVKMRAARTGVSSESVYVLTETSVETILDEIEKLSPEIAVIDSIQTMFTEDFGSAPGSVGQIRECTAKLMQHAKTRGTAIFLIGHVTKEGTIAGPKVLEHLVDTVLYFEGGKDHPYRILRAVKNRFGSTNEIGVFEMLDSGLREVKNPSEIFLSERPVNASGSVVTPSIEGTRPILVEIQALVSPCGFGVPRRTTIGLDNNRVSLLLAVLEKRAGLQILGQDVFMNVAGGVKIEEPAIDLAISIALVSSFLNRPVAHDTIVFGEVGLAGEIRGVSQADLRLNEAVKLGFTRCVLPKINLDRLKSGDNSIALIGVDSVERAIEAFF, from the coding sequence ATGAAGAAAGCAAAAAGCCTCACCCGGTTCGTATGCCAGAATTGCGGGAACAGCTCCCCGAGGTGGCTCGGCAAATGCCCCGAATGCGGGAGCTGGAACTCGTACGTCGAGGAAAAGCTGGAAAGGCAGAAAAAGACCGCGAAAAGGGCCGATGTATCGGAGCCCGTCGCTATAACGGAGATAAGCAGCGGGGGCGAGGAGAGAATACCTACGGGGAACAAGGAACTCGACAGGGTCCTGGGCGGCGGGTTCGTCCCCGGCTCTGTCATATTAGTCGGGGGAGACCCCGGTATAGGCAAGTCGACGCTCGCGCTACAGATGCTGAACGACATCGGGAGGGAGAGGGATAAACGGGGTTCATCTCAATCGAGTTATCTATACGTGACCGGAGAGGAATCACCCATGCAGGTGAAGATGAGGGCTGCGAGGACGGGAGTATCGTCCGAAAGCGTATACGTCCTGACGGAGACCTCCGTCGAGACGATTCTAGACGAGATCGAAAAGCTCTCCCCGGAAATAGCAGTGATCGATTCAATACAGACCATGTTTACCGAGGATTTCGGGTCGGCGCCGGGGAGCGTCGGGCAGATAAGGGAATGCACGGCCAAGCTCATGCAACATGCGAAGACGAGAGGGACGGCGATATTCCTCATCGGGCACGTGACAAAGGAGGGGACCATAGCGGGGCCCAAGGTGCTCGAGCACCTCGTCGACACGGTGCTCTACTTCGAAGGGGGGAAGGATCATCCCTACAGGATACTGAGAGCGGTCAAGAACAGGTTCGGCTCTACGAACGAGATAGGGGTATTCGAGATGCTCGACAGCGGGCTCCGGGAGGTAAAGAATCCGTCCGAGATATTCCTCTCGGAGCGCCCCGTGAACGCGTCGGGCTCGGTCGTGACACCGAGCATAGAAGGGACGAGGCCTATACTGGTCGAGATACAGGCCCTCGTCTCGCCCTGCGGGTTCGGGGTGCCGAGGCGGACGACGATAGGGCTCGACAACAACAGGGTCTCGCTCCTGCTCGCTGTATTGGAGAAGAGAGCCGGGCTCCAGATACTTGGACAGGACGTGTTCATGAACGTCGCTGGAGGGGTGAAGATAGAGGAGCCCGCGATAGACCTCGCGATCTCAATCGCGCTCGTATCGAGCTTCCTCAACAGGCCTGTCGCGCATGACACTATCGTGTTCGGAGAGGTAGGGCTCGCGGGAGAGATAAGGGGGGTCTCGCAGGCGGACCTGAGACTCAACGAAGCTGTGAAGCTAGGCTTTACCCGATGCGTCCTCCCCAAGATAAACCTTGACAGATTGAAGTCCGGGGATAATTCTATTGCCCTTATCGGCGTGGATTCAGTCGAAAGGGCCATAGAGGCATTCTTCTGA